The DNA region atctcctcttcctacctctcaaagagagaaggagagagagaaagagacagagaaaggtaggaaggaaaggaggagataagagagaagcaaaggacTGGAAgagtgggacctcccttcctgccctgtgcccccttctcctcttcctacctctcaagagagaaggagagaggagaaagaaagacagagaaaggTAGAAAGAAGGTGAGCGAgatacagaggaaaaaaaaagcaaaggactggaagggaggggtgggtgACTTCCCTTGCCCTGTGCCCTTCTCCCTCTTCTACTCTcaaagagagatggagagagagaaagagacttagagaaaggaagaaagaaggggaaggggagagatagagaggaaaagaagcaaaggaatagAAGGGAGGGGTTGGACCTCCTTTACCTGCCCTGGCCCCCATCTCCTCTTCCTAAACCtctcaaagagagaaggagagagagaaagagacagagaaaaggtagaaagaaggtgagagagatagagaggaaaagaagcaaaggaataAGAAGGGAGGgtggggacctcccttcctgccctgtgccccttctcctcttccacctctcaaagagaagaaggagaggaaagagagagagagaaagaatagtaGATAGAGAGGTGAGAGAGATACCGATGAGAAAAGAAGCAAATGTAATAGAAGGAAGGGTGGGgaacctcccttcctgccctgtgccccttctctctccacctctcaaagagagaaaggagagagagaaagagaacagagAAAGGTAGAAAGAAGGTGAGGAGaatagagaggaaaagaagcaaaggaatagaagggagggggggtgggacctcccttctgCCCTGTGCCCATTCTCCTCTTCCTTACCtctcaaagagagaaggagagagagaaagagacagagaaaggtaGAAAGAAGgtgtagagcgagagagaggaaaagaagcaaaaggaatagaagggaggggtgggacctctcttcctgccctgtgccccttctccgctctcctcttcctacctctcacagagagaaggagagagagagagacagagaaagagacagagaagggaagggaagagaaagagagagagagagttgtgagagagagcgagtagagagagagagagagaagagagagagagagagatgggtgttgAAACATTTCTGACTCACCTTTTTCGTCTCCATGATTAGATTCACTATCTACTTATTTTTAAGCAGTTTCTGATGTTGAGTTGCAAAAGTACACAGGTGAATTCCGACTGGCCGTTTGTTGGTGCTGTTCCGTCGCATTCCAAGGGACGTTACGATCTCTTTGGCCCAGTCAATGAGGTTGCCTGAAGGATGGGTGTATGGGAGGTGGGGGACCTCCCGTTTGCTGGAACCGGGTTGGGGGGCCCGGTTACAGCAGACGAACACCCATCCCGAAGCCAACCCCATAGTATGGACCAAACAGATCGCAACGCCTCCGGAATACGACGCAGCAGCATCAGCTCGCAACCAGGCAAAAATCTTCATTCAGTCTTGGCTGTTTTTCCTCCTTTCCATTTCGTTCTCCTTAAGCCATTCTTCCTCTTCGTCCTATTATTCTTCCTCCTCgtcctcttcatcttcctcatcacattcttcctcttcgtcctcttcatcctcctcatcacattcttcctcttcgtcctcttcatcctcctcatcacattcttcctcttcgtcctcttcatcttcctcatcacattcttcttcttcatcacattcttcctcttcgtcctcttcatcacattcttcctcttcttcagacAGTTCCTCTTCATcacattcttcctcctcctcagacaGTTCTGACTCATCATCTTCTTCATCATCGGATTCATCGGGAAACTTGGGATCTTCGAACAGCTTATCCGCGACGTCCTTGACGAAGTCCCTGAGAGTGTTGTATTCCTCTCTTTCATCAGCGTCACGTAGGATGTCGTTAGCGTAGTTGATCCTTTGCATGACTTCCTTCACTTGTTCTCGCTCTGCCTGGGACCCTTGGAACTTGTCAGGGTGGCTCTTGAGGGCCAGCTTCCTGTAGGCCCTTTCTATTTCCTTCAAAGCAGCATCCTCTGGAACGCCTAGGATGTCGTAGGGGCAGCCATGACGTTCCATTCTTTCCAGGGTTTCGGCAGCTTCGATTAAAGCTTCCACATCTTCTTGATCTTCATCTAGTTTTTCAAGATGGACCGTAGCTTCACCGTGTCTGCCCAGCAGCAAGAGACACAATGCCAGTCTTAACCTACAGTCCTCTTGATCTTCGTCCTTATCCAGTACAGCGAGGAAACAGTCACATGCTTCTTGCAGCCGTCCAAGCTTGCAGAAGACGTTCCCTTTCATTCTGGCCAAGTCAACACGTATCTGCGGGAAAAAGGATTCCAGAGACTGGGCGTGTGTAATCCTTTCCAAAACAGCATCGAATTCACATTCGTCTATCATCAATGGAATAGAGTACCATATCGCCCGCTGCTCCAGAAACTCTTTTCCCTTGAGTGCCCTTTCATGGTTAGGACATCGGTTCTAGAACCTGAGTCAAAATCAGTTTCAGCTTTTTCTAACTCAGCATCAAAGGCACAAAGTAGGGCAGACTCCACCAGAACATCACAGTCATCTTGATACTCGGCAGGTAAATTGTCCAGTATTTTTTTGGCCTCTTCCACCATTCCTAGAGCTGTGTGGCATCTCAACTCCTTGACACGACAATCCAACACATTATCATAGTCCTTTGTTATAATTCCTAGGAAAACTATTGCTGTCGCAAAATCTTCCATCTCAATACAGCGATCAGCTTCTGCCTCCAGTACTTTTCTCCGGTGAATTTCTACCTGTGTACTTTTTGCTTCAGCCTCTTTAAGCCGTTCTTGTACCTGACTCAAGGTATCTTCCGCCTCTTTCAGATTTCCTTTGACTCGATTCAACTCAGTCTCTAGTTTCTTCCTTTCAGCTCGTTCGCTCTGGACGATTCCATTTTGATCTACTCGTTTAGCGATCCTGTCTTTGAGAACCTTGTTCTCTGCAACCAGAGCGTTAATTCTGTTCTTTTTAGGTGCATTTAAATTCTTCACTGAGGCCGCTTCCCGCTCACTCTCGGCTAATTTCTCCTTCAATTTCTCATTTTCTCGTTGAAGCTGCTGAACTCTATCTTCCAGAATTCGGGTCTTCTTCTGAGCCTcatttccatgatttttttcGAGATCACGGTGTTTTGCAAGAGCAGACAATTCTTGCTGTGAGGCTCGCAGCTTCTCTTCGAGTTGTGTGGTCACCTGTTTCAATTTCTTCCTTTCCGCTTCATGATCCTTGACTTTCCCTTCCAGGTAACCACAATAAAAATCATTGTCCGAAGCTTGACTCTCCATTTCTTCCAGTTTCTTTCTGTTCCTCTCAcactctctgtctttctctgcgTGTTCGTCCTTCAGATTGTCTAGTTCCTTTCCTTTCCGGATTAACGCGTCCTCATACTCAGCCATTCTCATTTTCAACTCGTTCTCTAGATCGTCATTCCTCTTGATAAGATCTGCTTCCTTGTTGTTGACCGCATCAATTTCATGAACGAGGCTGGAGTTTTCCTCCTTGAGAAGGGATATCATCTCCGTTGAATAAAAAACGTCGTCTTCCAGTCGGGCGATGGCGTCTCGGCAGTTTCGGTTGGTTTTCTTTTCCTCCACGTACTTTGTATGTACATGTCCAAGAAGCCCTCCCAGAATGAGAGCCATCGCGTTTCCTCCAATAAAGTATCCAAGTTTTTGGATAATATTAATTCCATTTACAAAAGATAACACTGATCCAGGACGGATCAGAGCCAATAAGTTGTTCacaaaaaagttaactttgccaaGTGCAAACATGGTTAGTGGTTACCCTTCTTGCAACCTGTTAAAAATGCTAGAAATAGAAAAAGCCGCTGAGCTTTGGGAACTCCAAGGAATCGTTATTTCGGCTCCAACACAATTCTTCTTTCTTCGATAGACTCCTCACGGAGCCTTCGAAAGCACTTGGAGACATTGAAGGCATGGaacaggaggcttctgaaggcgTCGACGGCTTCGAAGATCATCTCAATCAAGACGACTATGAAGATGAAAGAAATCAATGACTTCGACGGGCGATGAAGTtagaaattttatcatttcaaCCACCGTGGATTATAAcacaaaaatagaatgaaaaataatccgtaagtaaataaatcaataaataacgaGTGTTTAAACTATTTTGATACGAgatgtgtaaatttatatatatatatatatatatatatatatatatatatatatatatatatatatataatatatattatatatatatatatatatatatatatatatatatatatatatgtatatttttacacatcattataattttttatcagttataatcTTTCTTGGTTCATGTTACCCTCGagatagtgaactggatatttaaAACGACATTTTGCAGcttatatttgtgaatatatatatatatatatatatatatatatatatatatatatatatatatataatattatgatatatatatattccacaaatATAACCACTGAGATTTGTAACAAAGAAACACTCATTGCTCAGCATATGAAACGCATTCAACCCTTTTACAATGAGATTCATAACATTCTTACACTTATTGACCTCATATATTTAACTGGTTACTAAACTAAGGATCTGAATTCCTATATCGAAAGAATGCAAAATAcccataataataaaactaaagaattttggCATCTTTATACCTAATTTTACAggcaaagaacgagagagagagagagtggtgttcAATTTCTCCGATTACAACGTAACTAGGAAGGaggatttcttttatcttttgggTTGGACTTCTGTTTACCTCATTATAAACCTTCGTACTATGAAAATTATTACCTGCCTTTTGAGGTACTTTTTTCCAAACTAAAGAACCTGCCTTAAATGCAAATATGCCGAAATCTCAAAACCGAACTATCCGCTTTTGCCCACTCTAATTACTATAGCAAACTGAaaaactagatgggctcctttcTTTGATAAAGATGATTTAAACACACTTCGTAATTGAGTAAAAAGGAAGACCTGATATTTTCAAAACCagataaaggttaaaaaaaaaccgGTATTTCTAAACAGGGTCGAATAGAATTCATAAGATGCAAACTATTTTATCGGAtgactcaaaatttatgaaaattagtgAAAAGGATTTAAACTCATTTGTAGAAACGAGGACAGgatcaacagttttttttaaagtccCTAAAGGACAAGCATACAATTATCAGGCTACTTACGACCCAGCTTCAATCGTCGCTGGCTCTTCTTTGGTGTCATGTATGGGCTTCCGAaaatacataaggaaaatgttcctATGAGGCCAATCCTTTCGTGCCTTACACAACGGCTGGCtacaaaattgccaaatatcTCATCCCTTTATTGGAAAGCTTTATTAATGAGCTTAGTCTTTCTAATTCTTagaatttaaaaacagtattttgtGTCAGGATTCAGATTTAATCATGGCTAGTTTTGACATAGAatcattatttactaatatacccGTGGAGGAAACAATTGGGTATATTTCAGATACTATTTTTACTGATGATGAAAGCGTTCATCATGGTTTTAGCCGTCCTGATTTTAAGAAGTTGTTAGAGTTGGCAGTTCGGGACgctgcctttgtttttaatgacgAGGTATACATGCAAGTTGAAGGTGTGGGCATCGGTAACCCACTGAGTTGCACATtcgctaacatttttatgcacaaatttgagagagaactgctggacagttgtccctcttcttttaaacccttattttatcgccgatatgtggatgacacttttgttctttttaaggacatttgcactgtgactcgttcttgcaacatgccaattctttacatcccaacattaaatttacgtatgaattggaaaacaataaccaactgcCTTTCTTAGATACAATTGTTATCCGTGATGACGACCGTTTTCAC from Macrobrachium nipponense isolate FS-2020 chromosome 36, ASM1510439v2, whole genome shotgun sequence includes:
- the LOC135203487 gene encoding E3 ubiquitin-protein ligase BRE1A-like → MISLLKEENSSLVHEIDAVNNKEADLIKRNDDLENELKMRMAEYEDALIRKGKELDNLKDEHAEKDRECERNRKKLEEMESQASDNDFYCGYLEGKVKDHEAERKKLKQVTTQLEEKLRASQQELSALAKHRDLEKNHGNEAQKKTRILEDRVQQLQRENEKLKEKLAESEREAASVKNLNAPKKNRINALVAENKVLKDRIAKRVDQNGIVQSERAERKKLETELNRVKGNLKEAEDTLSQVQERLKEAEAKSTQVEIHRRKVLEAEADRCIEMEDFATAIVFLGIITKDYDNVLDCRVKELRCHTALGMVEEAKKILDNLPAEYQDDCDVLVESALLCAFDAELEKAETDFDSGSRTDVLTMKGHSREKSFWSSGRYGTLFH